Proteins encoded within one genomic window of Ailuropoda melanoleuca isolate Jingjing chromosome 16, ASM200744v2, whole genome shotgun sequence:
- the SSRP1 gene encoding FACT complex subunit SSRP1, with the protein MAETLEFNDVYQEVKGSMNDGRLRLSRQGIIFKNSKTGKVDNIQAGELTEGIWRRVALGHGLKLLTKNGHVYKYDGFRESEFEKLSDFFKTHYRLELMEKDLCVKGWNWGTVKFGGQLLSFDIGDQPVFEIPLSNVSQCTTGKNEVTLEFHQNDDAEVSLMEVRFYVPPTQEDGVDPVEAFAQNVLSKADVIQATGDAICIFRELQCLTPRGRYDIRIYPTFLHLHGKTFDYKIPYTTVLRLFLLPHKDQRQMFFVISLDPPIKQGQTRYHFLILLFSKDEDISLTLNMNEEEVEKRFEGRLTKNMSGSLYEMVSRVMKALVNRKITVPGNFQGHSGAQCITCSYKASSGLLYPLERGFIYVHKPPVHIRFDEISFVNFARGTTTTRSFDFEIETKQGTQYTFSSIEREEYGKLFDFVNAKKLNIKNRGLKEGMNPSYDEYADSDEDQHDAYLERMKEEGKIREENANDSSDDSGEETDESFNPGEEEEDVAEEFDSNASASSSSNEGDSDRDEKKRKQLKKAKMAKDRKSRKKPVEVKKGKDPNAPKRPMSAYMLWLNASREKIKSDHPGISITDLSKKAGEIWKGMSKEKKEEWDRKAEDARREYEKAMKEYEGGRGESSKRDKSKKKKKVKVKTEKKSTPSRGSSSKSSSRQLSESFKSKEFVSSDESSSGENKNKKKRRRSEDSEEEELASTPPSSEDSASGSDE; encoded by the exons ATGGCGGAAACACTAGAGTTCAACGACGTCTATCAGGAGGTGAAAGGCTCCATG AACGATGGTCGGCTGAGGTTGAGCCGCCAGGGTATCATCTTCAAGAATAGTAAGACGGGCAAAGTGGACAACATCCAGGCTGGGGAGTTGACGGAAGGCATCTGGCGCCGTGTCGCCCTGGGCCACGGACTTAAACTGCTTACAAAGAATGGCCATGTCTACAAGTATGACGGCTTCCGAGAATCG gagtTTGAGAAACTCTCGGATTTCTTCAAAACTCACTATCGCCTTGAACTGATGGAGAAAGACCTCTGTGTGAAGGGCTGGAACTGGGGAACGGTGAAGTTCGGTG GGCAGCTGCTTTCCTTCGACATTGGCGACCAGCCTGTCTTCGAGATACCCCTCAGCAATGTGTCCCAGTGTACCACCGGCAAGAATGAGGTGACACTGGAATTCCACCAGAACGATGACGCAGAGGTGTCCCTCATGGAGGTGCGCTTCTACGTGCCTCCCACCCAGGAGGATGGTGTAGACCCAGTTGAG GCCTTTGCCCAGAATGTGCTGTCTAAGGCGGATGTGATCCAGGCCACTGGAGACGCCATCTGCATCTTCCGGGAGCTGCAGTGTCTGACTCCCCGAGGCCGTTACGACATTCGGATCTACCCCACCTTTCTGCACCTTCACGGCAAGACCTTCGACTACAAGATCCCCTATACCACGGTGCTGCGTCTCTTTTTGCTCCCTCACAAAGACCAGCGCCAGATGTTCTTCGTG ATCAGTCTAGATCCCCCCATCAAGCAGGGCCAAACCCGTTACCACTTCCTGATCCTCCTCTTCTCCAAGGATGAGGACATCTCCTTGACTCTCAACATGAACGA GGAAGAGGTGGAGAAGCGCTTTGAGGGGCGGCTCACTAAGAACATGTCGGGATCCCTGTACGAAATGGTCAGCCGGGTCATGAAAGCGCTGGTCAACCGCAAGATCACAGTGCCGGGCAACTTCCAAGG GCACTCAGGGGCCCAGTGCATCACCTGCTCGTACAAGGCGAGCTCGGGACTGCTCTACCCCCTGGAGCGGGGCTTCATCTACGTCCACAAGCCACCTGTGCACATCCGCTTTGATGAGATCTCCTTTGTCAACTTTGCCCGTGGTACCACCACCACTCGTTCCTTTGATTTTGAAATTGAGACCAAGCAAGGCACCCAGTATACCTTCAGTAGCATTGAGAG GGAGGAGTATGGGAAGCTGTTTGATTTTGTTAATGCCAaaaaactcaacatcaaaaaCCGAGGACTAAAAGAG GGCATGAACCCAAGCTACGACGAGTACGCCGACTCTGACGAGGACCAGCATGACGCGTACTTGGAGCGGATGAAGGAGGAGGGCAAGATCCGGGAAGAGAATGCCAACGACAGCAGCGATGACTCCGGAGAAGAAACCG ATGAGTCATTCAACCCAGGCGAAGAGGAGGAAGACGTGGCAGAGGA GTTTGACAGCAACGCCTCGGCCAGCTCCTCTAGTAATGAGGGTGACAGTGACCGGGATGAAAAGAAACGGAAGCAGCTTAAAAAGGCCAAGATGGCCAAGGACCGAAAAAGCCGCAAGAAGCCTGTGGAG GTGAAGAAGGGCAAAGACCCCAATGCTCCCAAGAGGCCGATGTCTGCCTACATGCTGTGGCTCAATGCCAGCCGAGAGAAGATCAAGTCAGACCATCCTGGCATCAGTATCACGGATCTTTCCAAGAAGGCAGGCGAGATCTGGAAGGGAATgtccaaagagaagaaagag GAGTGGGATCGGAAGGCTGAGGATGCCAGGAGGGAATATGAAAAAGCCATGAAAGAATATGAAGGGGGCCGGGGTGAGTCTTCTAAGAG GGACAagtcaaagaagaagaagaaagtaaaagtgaAGACGGAAAAGAAATCAACACCCTCGAGGGGGTCATCATCCAAGTCCTCGTCAAGGCAGCTAAGTGAGAGCTTCAAGAGCAAAGAGTTTGTGTCCAGTGATGAGAGCTCTTCCGgagagaacaagaacaaaaagaagagaaggcgGAGTGAG GACTCTGAAGAAGAGGAGCTGGCCAGTACTCCCCCTAGCTCAGAAGACTCGGCATCAGGATCTGATGAGTAG